The Benincasa hispida cultivar B227 chromosome 11, ASM972705v1, whole genome shotgun sequence genome has a segment encoding these proteins:
- the LOC120091177 gene encoding thioredoxin 1-like gives MATVLDSLTLPCSSALASTAFSGRRSSLALPQCRGLKIAHSFTSHSIRSARSNARFPHRSATIVCEAQETAAIVPAASEATWKSMVIESKLPVLVEFWAPWCGPCRMIHPIIDELSKEYTGKFKFYKVDTDNNSSIASQYGIRSIPTVIIFKDGEKKEAIIGAVPKATLTASMEKFL, from the exons ATGGCTACGGTTCTCGATTCCCTCACTCTTCCCTGTTCCTCCGCCTTGGCTTCCACCGCTTTCTCCGGCCGTCGTAGCTCCCTCGCCCTCCCGCAGTGCAGAGGCTTGAAGATCGCTCACAGTTTCACTTCTCACTCTATAAGATCTGCAAGATCTAATGCTAGATTTCCTCACCGTTCTGCAACTATCGTCTGCGAAGCTCAGGAAACTGCTGCCATTG TACCTGCTGCTTCAGAAGCTACCTGGAAGTCAATGGTTATAGAATCTAAGTTACCCGTCCTAGTTGAATTCTGGGCTCCATGGTGCGGTCCTTGCCGCATGATTCATCCGATCATTGATGAACTATCTAAAGAGTACACTGGAAAGTTCAAATTTTACAAGGTGGATACTGATAACAACTCTTCAATTGCATCCCAATATGGTATCAGAAGCATACCTACTGTCATTATCTTCAAAGATGGTGAGAAGAAGGAGGCAATAATAGGTGCAGTTCCTAAAGCAACTTTGACAGCCAGCATGGAAAAATTCTTGTAG